One region of Catenuloplanes indicus genomic DNA includes:
- a CDS encoding ABC transporter ATP-binding protein — MLDVNGLRKTYTGDGRTVEAIRDLTFTVADGDLTCLVGPSGCGKTTLLKCISGLLPPSAGTVTFAGTPVTAPPPGMAVVFQEYGRSLFPWLRVAGNVELPLRQKGLPRDRRRELVDTSLAAVGLADAHSAYPWQLSGGMQQRVAIARALAYEPRVLLMDEPFAAVDAQTRADLEDLIRDLWQRLGVTVLFVTHDIDEAVYLGQRVLILSASPTVIREDLPIDLPDARDQLHTRALPRFTELRTHVYEQIQAAKKRITA, encoded by the coding sequence ATGCTCGACGTCAACGGCCTGCGGAAGACCTACACCGGGGACGGCCGCACCGTCGAGGCGATCCGCGACCTCACGTTCACCGTCGCCGACGGCGACCTGACCTGCCTGGTCGGCCCGTCCGGCTGCGGCAAGACCACGCTGCTCAAATGCATCTCCGGCCTGCTCCCGCCGTCCGCCGGCACGGTCACGTTCGCCGGCACGCCGGTGACCGCGCCACCGCCCGGCATGGCCGTCGTCTTCCAGGAGTACGGCCGCAGCCTCTTCCCCTGGCTGCGCGTCGCGGGCAACGTCGAACTGCCGCTGCGCCAGAAGGGCCTGCCCCGCGACCGCCGCCGCGAGCTGGTCGACACGTCGCTGGCCGCGGTCGGCCTGGCCGACGCGCACTCCGCCTACCCGTGGCAGCTCTCCGGCGGCATGCAGCAGCGCGTCGCGATCGCGCGGGCGCTCGCCTACGAGCCGCGGGTGCTGCTGATGGACGAGCCGTTCGCCGCCGTCGACGCCCAGACCCGCGCCGACCTGGAGGACCTGATCCGCGACCTCTGGCAGCGCCTCGGCGTCACCGTCCTCTTCGTCACCCATGACATCGACGAGGCCGTCTACCTCGGCCAGCGCGTCCTGATCCTGTCCGCGTCCCCGACCGTCATCCGCGAGGACCTCCCGATCGACCTGCCGGACGCGCGCGACCAGCTCCACACCCGCGCACTGCCCCGGTTCACCGAGCTGCGCACCCACGTCTACGAACAGATCCAGGCCGCGAAGAAGCGGATAACCGCGTAG
- a CDS encoding aldehyde dehydrogenase, giving the protein MTDTRHLLIDGEHVPASGGRTTEDLNPWTGRPLSRIAAATPADVTRAVDAAHAAFPAWTATPPTTRRKILNRAADLLEERAHEAATLMGAETGGPFGWAMFNVGLATGMLREAAALVSTPLGEVLATDNPDALALGIRQPAGVVAAFAPWNAPIILGTRAIATPLAVGNTVVVKASEDAPLIAAHYLADLLHEAGLPPGALNVITNDRADAAAIAETLIADDRVRRVNFTGSTGVGRRIGELAARHLTPAVLELGGKNSILVLDDADLEYAVNAVAFGAYLNAGQICMSADRILVHRSVADEFTALLAAKAAALPAGDPSDPSTVVGPLISESAARRVAGLVDEATAQGAKIAAGGGTPDRALYPATVLSGVEPHMRIHSEEIFGPVCTVLTVDDADQAVTIANDSPYGLTAGVITSDLSRGLDLARRLQTGIVHINDQSVDDEPIAPFGGVKASGYGRFGGRAGIDAFTDLRWITLQQRPKHFPF; this is encoded by the coding sequence GTGACAGACACCCGGCACCTGCTGATAGACGGCGAGCACGTCCCCGCCTCCGGCGGCCGCACCACCGAAGACCTCAACCCCTGGACCGGCCGGCCGCTGTCGCGGATCGCGGCCGCCACCCCGGCCGACGTCACCCGCGCGGTCGACGCCGCCCACGCCGCGTTCCCCGCCTGGACCGCCACACCGCCGACCACGCGCCGCAAGATCCTGAACCGGGCCGCGGACCTGCTCGAGGAGCGCGCGCACGAGGCCGCCACGCTGATGGGCGCGGAGACCGGCGGCCCGTTCGGCTGGGCCATGTTCAACGTCGGCCTGGCCACCGGCATGCTGCGCGAGGCCGCCGCGCTGGTCAGCACGCCGCTCGGTGAGGTGCTCGCCACCGACAACCCGGACGCGCTCGCGCTCGGCATCCGCCAGCCGGCCGGCGTGGTCGCCGCGTTCGCGCCGTGGAACGCGCCGATCATCCTGGGCACCCGCGCGATCGCCACGCCGCTCGCGGTCGGCAACACCGTGGTGGTCAAGGCCAGCGAGGACGCGCCGCTGATCGCCGCGCACTACCTGGCCGACCTGCTGCACGAGGCCGGCCTGCCACCCGGCGCACTCAACGTGATCACCAACGACCGCGCGGACGCGGCCGCGATCGCGGAGACGCTGATCGCGGACGACCGGGTCCGCCGGGTCAACTTCACCGGCTCCACCGGCGTCGGCCGGCGCATCGGCGAGCTGGCCGCGCGCCACCTCACGCCGGCCGTGCTGGAACTGGGCGGCAAGAACTCGATCCTGGTGCTGGACGACGCCGACCTGGAGTACGCGGTGAACGCGGTCGCGTTCGGCGCCTACCTCAACGCCGGCCAGATCTGCATGTCCGCCGACCGGATCCTGGTGCACCGCTCGGTCGCGGACGAGTTCACCGCGCTGCTCGCCGCGAAGGCCGCCGCGCTGCCGGCCGGCGACCCGTCCGACCCGTCCACCGTGGTCGGCCCGCTGATCAGCGAGAGCGCCGCCCGCCGCGTGGCCGGCCTGGTCGACGAGGCCACCGCCCAGGGCGCGAAGATCGCCGCCGGCGGCGGCACGCCGGACCGCGCGCTCTACCCCGCCACCGTGCTCTCCGGCGTGGAACCGCACATGCGCATCCACTCCGAGGAGATCTTCGGCCCGGTCTGCACCGTACTCACCGTCGACGACGCCGACCAGGCCGTCACGATCGCGAACGACAGCCCGTACGGCCTGACCGCCGGCGTCATCACGTCCGACCTGTCCCGCGGCCTGGACCTGGCCCGCCGCCTGCAGACCGGCATCGTCCACATCAACGACCAGTCCGTCGACGACGAGCCGATCGCCCCGTTCGGCGGCGTCAAGGCCTCCGGCTACGGCCGTTTCGGCGGCCGCGCCGGCATCGACGCGTTCACCGACCTCCGCTGGATCACCCTCCAGCAGCGCCCCAAACACTTCCCGTTCTGA
- a CDS encoding MarR family winged helix-turn-helix transcriptional regulator, translated as MTDAQDRIERELTLLVRRTQRIHLRLPGVVRQLERSAYSILGRLYDDGPMRLTTLATLFTLDVSTVSRQVQALQGEGLISRSADPGDRRAALIEITGHGTEVLLGMRAARRELLRELTGEWPADDRERFADLLERFNDGVAERLGGAPDSVPQKGLIAE; from the coding sequence ATGACGGATGCGCAGGATCGCATCGAGCGGGAGCTGACGCTGTTGGTGCGGCGCACCCAGCGGATCCATCTGCGGCTGCCCGGCGTGGTGCGGCAGCTGGAGCGCTCCGCGTACAGCATTCTCGGCCGGCTCTACGACGACGGCCCGATGCGGCTGACCACGCTCGCCACGCTCTTCACGCTGGACGTCTCCACGGTCAGCCGCCAGGTACAGGCACTCCAGGGCGAGGGGCTGATCAGCCGGTCCGCGGACCCGGGCGACCGGCGTGCCGCGCTGATCGAGATCACCGGGCACGGGACCGAGGTGTTGCTCGGCATGCGCGCGGCACGCCGGGAGCTGCTGCGCGAACTCACCGGCGAGTGGCCGGCCGACGACCGGGAGCGGTTCGCGGACCTGCTGGAGCGCTTCAACGACGGGGTGGCCGAACGGCTCGGCGGGGCGCCGGATTCTGTGCCGCAGAAGGGTTTGATCGCCGAATAA
- a CDS encoding alkaline phosphatase family protein, with the protein MLDRPSLKQADPGRLRLGLRVLRDWRPTVPRFRALLRSMATSFVVLAATLWLLPGVNASGLVALLWLVALVTGVGALLRPLLLVLATVLGGLGALLLGVVVQAIIMYVALRLNPAASITGFEVAFAASWIALGLAALVNWVVDAGTDDTFVLETMRLMSRVRRSHPRPDDCDRDGMIIVQLDGVSAPLLRWAVRAGNLPNLGRWLRAGTHRLASFHTGVPATTPAVQAGILYGDVRQVPAFRWYEKADRRLMVTNRPRDAAEIERRLSTGRGLLRDGGVSISNVFPGDAETCLLTVSRAALPGPSSSGYAAFMTFGLARALVLGLGEIMKELWQSRQQRRRDVQPRIGRGGYYLLLRPATNVLLRDLNVSLIAEQMAKGAPVVYCDFVDYDEVAHHAGPARNEALHSLEGLDRVVGVLHRLAADAPRDYHLVILSDHGQAQGATFRQRHGERIEDVVQRLVRPTAPARSSTAPVEQWGPVNALLTEAANRSGATAAATRAATRKRSAGGQVTLGPADGEKSAVEAGDPESVVVASGNLAMVYLPHLPGKATRDELDAAYPGLVEGLISHPGVGLLVVDEAGGPVAHGARGSHHLAGGTVDGEDPLLPYGPRARADLLRHQGMDHVGDLVLISPVDPATEDVAAFEELVGSHGGLGGWQTEAMVVHPAAWARESEEFVGPDAVHRQLITWLEKLGARAPALDDEVRPSPPAVDAPSRPPA; encoded by the coding sequence ATGCTCGACCGCCCCAGCCTGAAACAGGCCGACCCAGGCCGGCTCCGGCTGGGACTCCGGGTGCTGCGCGACTGGCGGCCCACGGTCCCGCGGTTCCGCGCGCTGCTGCGCTCGATGGCCACGTCCTTCGTGGTGCTCGCGGCCACGCTCTGGCTGCTCCCCGGCGTCAACGCCAGCGGCCTGGTCGCGCTGCTCTGGCTGGTCGCGCTGGTCACCGGCGTCGGCGCGCTGCTGCGCCCGCTGTTGCTGGTGCTGGCCACCGTGCTCGGCGGGCTCGGCGCGCTGCTGCTCGGCGTGGTGGTGCAGGCGATCATCATGTACGTCGCGCTGCGCCTGAACCCGGCCGCGAGCATCACCGGCTTCGAGGTCGCGTTCGCCGCCTCGTGGATCGCGCTCGGCCTGGCCGCGCTGGTCAACTGGGTGGTCGACGCCGGCACCGACGACACGTTCGTGCTGGAGACCATGCGCCTGATGTCGCGCGTGCGGCGCAGTCACCCGCGCCCGGACGACTGCGACCGGGACGGCATGATCATCGTCCAGCTGGACGGCGTGTCCGCGCCGCTGCTGCGCTGGGCCGTGCGCGCCGGCAACCTGCCGAACCTGGGCCGCTGGCTGCGCGCCGGTACGCACCGGCTGGCCTCGTTCCACACCGGCGTGCCGGCCACCACGCCCGCGGTGCAGGCCGGCATCCTCTACGGCGACGTGCGCCAGGTGCCCGCGTTCCGCTGGTACGAGAAGGCCGATCGCCGCCTGATGGTGACGAACCGGCCGCGCGACGCCGCCGAGATCGAGCGCCGCCTCTCCACCGGCCGCGGACTGCTCCGTGACGGCGGCGTCAGCATCAGCAACGTGTTCCCCGGCGACGCGGAGACCTGCCTGCTCACCGTGTCCCGCGCGGCGCTGCCCGGCCCGTCCTCGTCCGGCTACGCCGCGTTCATGACGTTCGGCCTGGCCCGCGCGCTGGTGCTCGGCCTCGGCGAGATCATGAAGGAGCTGTGGCAGAGCCGTCAGCAGCGCCGCCGCGACGTGCAGCCGCGGATCGGCCGGGGCGGCTACTACCTGCTGCTCCGCCCGGCCACGAACGTACTGCTCCGGGACCTGAACGTGTCGCTGATCGCGGAGCAGATGGCGAAGGGCGCGCCGGTCGTCTACTGCGACTTCGTGGACTACGACGAGGTGGCGCACCACGCCGGGCCGGCCCGGAACGAGGCGCTGCACTCGCTGGAGGGCCTGGACCGGGTGGTCGGCGTGCTGCACCGGCTGGCCGCGGACGCGCCCCGCGACTACCACCTGGTGATCCTCTCCGACCACGGGCAGGCGCAGGGCGCCACGTTCCGGCAGCGGCACGGCGAGCGGATCGAGGACGTGGTGCAGCGCCTGGTCCGCCCGACCGCGCCGGCCCGCTCGTCGACCGCGCCGGTGGAGCAGTGGGGGCCGGTGAACGCGCTGCTCACCGAGGCCGCGAACCGGTCCGGTGCGACCGCGGCCGCGACCCGCGCGGCCACCCGCAAGCGCTCCGCGGGCGGGCAGGTCACGCTCGGCCCGGCCGACGGCGAGAAGTCCGCGGTGGAGGCCGGTGACCCGGAGTCCGTGGTGGTCGCGTCCGGCAACCTGGCCATGGTCTACCTGCCGCACCTGCCCGGCAAGGCCACCCGCGACGAGCTGGACGCGGCGTACCCCGGTCTGGTCGAGGGTTTGATCTCACATCCGGGTGTCGGGCTGCTCGTCGTGGACGAGGCCGGCGGGCCGGTCGCGCACGGCGCGCGAGGATCACACCACCTGGCCGGCGGTACGGTCGACGGCGAGGACCCGCTGCTGCCGTACGGTCCGCGTGCCCGCGCCGACCTGCTGCGTCACCAGGGCATGGATCACGTCGGCGACCTGGTGCTGATCAGCCCGGTCGACCCGGCGACCGAGGACGTGGCCGCTTTCGAGGAACTGGTCGGCTCGCACGGCGGGCTGGGCGGCTGGCAGACCGAGGCGATGGTGGTGCACCCGGCGGCCTGGGCGCGCGAGTCCGAGGAGTTCGTCGGCCCGGACGCGGTGCACCGTCAGCTGATCACCTGGCTGGAGAAGCTCGGTGCCCGTGCCCCCGCGCTCGACGACGAGGTCAGGCCGTCGCCTCCCGCCGTCGATGCACCCAGCCGGCCACCTGCGTGA
- a CDS encoding DedA family protein produces the protein MTFGLGALVSLFGVVAFGAVLPVVPTGAAVSGAAALAAHENPVMVVLVVLAGALGAYLGDLATYALCRWGGEALARRLRWLRGNARLDRLGTELRSREVPVLLVSRLVPGGRIPMLLAASVIGVTWRTFLYANAPACLLWSAVYASVGMLGGTVFPRPWEGVVAAIVLVVVVTQVAGWVHRRREATA, from the coding sequence GTGACGTTCGGTCTCGGCGCCCTGGTCTCGCTGTTCGGCGTGGTCGCGTTCGGTGCGGTGCTGCCGGTCGTGCCGACCGGCGCGGCGGTGAGCGGCGCGGCCGCGCTGGCCGCGCACGAGAACCCGGTCATGGTCGTGCTGGTGGTGCTGGCCGGTGCGCTCGGTGCGTACCTCGGCGATCTGGCCACCTATGCGCTGTGCCGGTGGGGCGGCGAGGCGCTGGCCCGCCGGCTGCGCTGGCTGCGCGGCAACGCGCGGCTGGACCGGCTCGGCACCGAGTTGCGCAGCCGCGAGGTGCCGGTGCTGCTGGTCTCCCGGCTGGTGCCCGGCGGCCGGATCCCGATGCTGCTGGCGGCCAGCGTGATCGGCGTGACCTGGCGAACGTTCCTCTACGCGAACGCACCGGCCTGCTTGCTGTGGTCCGCGGTCTACGCCAGCGTCGGCATGCTCGGCGGCACCGTGTTCCCGCGCCCGTGGGAGGGCGTGGTCGCCGCGATCGTGCTGGTCGTGGTGGTCACGCAGGTGGCCGGCTGGGTGCATCGACGGCGGGAGGCGACGGCCTGA
- a CDS encoding MBL fold metallo-hydrolase: MDSAAVTATWWGHATVWLEDSGVRLLTDPLLGDRLAHLRRMRGPRPVLPCPPDAVLVSHLHADHLDIPSLRRIPPDTVFVVPRGATGLIHRRLGGHYSGNCVELAAGEETKIKDVTVRAVPAAHDGGRGPWSRLRGDALGFLIEGSARTWFAGDTGLFDGMSLLGPVDLALVPVGGWGPSLHPAQHLDPAGGAEAVRRAGAAEAIPIHYGTFWPVGMGRVRPHMFHSPGTEFARLTGELLPDVRTHLLAPGESAEIGAS, from the coding sequence GTGGACAGCGCGGCGGTAACGGCCACGTGGTGGGGGCATGCCACGGTCTGGCTGGAGGATTCGGGGGTTCGGCTGCTCACCGACCCGCTGCTCGGTGACCGGCTCGCCCACCTGCGCCGCATGCGCGGTCCCCGCCCGGTGCTGCCCTGCCCGCCGGACGCGGTGCTCGTCTCCCACCTGCACGCCGACCACCTGGACATCCCGTCGCTGCGCCGGATCCCGCCGGACACGGTCTTCGTGGTGCCGCGCGGCGCGACCGGCCTGATCCACCGCCGGCTCGGCGGTCACTACTCCGGCAACTGCGTCGAGCTCGCCGCCGGCGAGGAAACCAAGATCAAGGACGTCACGGTACGGGCGGTGCCCGCCGCGCACGACGGCGGCCGCGGCCCCTGGTCCCGGCTGCGCGGTGACGCGCTCGGCTTTCTGATCGAGGGCTCGGCCCGCACCTGGTTCGCCGGTGACACCGGCCTGTTCGACGGCATGTCGCTGCTCGGCCCGGTCGACCTGGCGCTGGTGCCGGTCGGTGGCTGGGGCCCGAGCCTGCACCCGGCCCAGCACCTGGACCCGGCCGGTGGCGCCGAGGCGGTGCGCCGGGCCGGCGCGGCCGAGGCGATCCCGATCCACTACGGCACGTTCTGGCCGGTCGGCATGGGCCGGGTCCGGCCGCACATGTTCCACTCGCCCGGCACCGAGTTCGCGCGGCTGACCGGCGAGCTGCTGCCGGACGTACGCACCCACCTGCTCGCGCCCGGCGAGTCCGCGGAGATCGGCGCGTCGTGA
- a CDS encoding TetR/AcrR family transcriptional regulator — protein MPRIVDHEQRRLELATAVWRVISRDGLNAASVRAVAAESGWSTGAIRHYFSTQDELLTFAAQLMMERVPERIRVHLEDASLAPFDRVIAVLEELLPLDEERRIEVLVFVAIADRSRIARGLDAARDAAWDGTRYLCRRAVTGLNGRSGPDELTAPLDDPDLEARAARLHVIVDGLSLQALMYPRQMPPAAVRATLTAALHEITR, from the coding sequence GTGCCCCGGATCGTGGATCATGAACAGCGCCGCCTCGAGCTCGCCACCGCGGTGTGGCGGGTGATCAGCCGAGACGGGCTGAACGCCGCGTCCGTCCGCGCGGTCGCGGCCGAGTCGGGCTGGTCCACCGGCGCGATCAGGCACTACTTCTCCACCCAGGACGAGCTGCTGACGTTCGCCGCCCAGCTGATGATGGAACGGGTGCCGGAGCGCATCCGGGTGCACCTCGAGGATGCGTCGCTGGCCCCGTTCGACCGGGTCATCGCGGTGCTGGAGGAGCTGCTGCCGCTGGACGAGGAGCGCCGGATCGAGGTGCTGGTCTTCGTGGCCATCGCGGACCGGTCGCGGATCGCCCGGGGCCTGGACGCGGCCCGCGACGCGGCCTGGGACGGCACACGCTACCTGTGCCGACGCGCCGTCACCGGGCTCAACGGCCGGTCCGGGCCGGACGAGCTGACCGCGCCGCTGGACGATCCGGACCTGGAGGCGCGCGCGGCCCGGCTGCACGTGATCGTGGACGGCCTGTCGCTGCAGGCGCTGATGTACCCGCGCCAGATGCCACCGGCAGCGGTCCGCGCGACGCTGACCGCGGCGTTGCACGAGATCACCCGGTGA
- a CDS encoding GAP family protein → MDLLTLAGLAGLALIDSTSIGTLVIPIWMLLAPRVRASRFLTYLATVAIFYAIAGVLLVLGAEAATTALAGLSDAAWVNWVQLAIGVGLFAYSFRFDGARARRSGRGPGRADRWKARLTGENATVGAMIGLGLGAAALEIATMLPYLAAVGLITSAGLPVPLWLAVLGGYVVVMILPALLLGALRAVARHHVEPLLTRVSAWFAEHSDSTLGWVFGIAGFLLARDAAFRLGLFNQWINS, encoded by the coding sequence GTGGACCTCCTGACGCTCGCCGGCCTGGCCGGTCTGGCGCTGATCGACAGCACCAGCATCGGCACGCTGGTCATTCCCATCTGGATGCTGCTCGCACCGCGGGTGCGGGCCTCCCGCTTCCTCACCTACCTGGCCACCGTCGCGATCTTCTACGCGATCGCCGGCGTGCTCCTGGTGCTCGGCGCGGAGGCCGCCACCACCGCACTGGCCGGCCTGTCCGACGCGGCCTGGGTCAACTGGGTGCAGCTGGCGATCGGTGTCGGCCTGTTCGCGTACAGCTTCCGGTTCGACGGCGCCCGCGCCCGGCGATCCGGGCGCGGTCCCGGCCGCGCGGACCGCTGGAAAGCCCGGCTCACCGGCGAGAACGCCACGGTCGGTGCCATGATCGGCCTCGGGCTGGGCGCGGCGGCGCTGGAGATCGCCACCATGCTGCCGTACCTGGCCGCGGTCGGCCTGATCACCTCCGCCGGCCTGCCGGTCCCGCTGTGGCTGGCCGTCCTCGGCGGCTACGTGGTGGTGATGATCCTGCCGGCGCTGCTGCTCGGCGCGCTGCGCGCGGTGGCCCGGCACCACGTCGAGCCGCTGCTCACCCGGGTCAGCGCGTGGTTCGCCGAACACAGCGACAGCACGCTCGGCTGGGTCTTCGGCATCGCCGGCTTCCTCCTGGCCCGCGACGCCGCGTTCCGCCTGGGCCTCTTCAACCAGTGGATCAACAGCTAG
- a CDS encoding endonuclease/exonuclease/phosphatase family protein: protein MALTVMTYNIRNGGGSRLDDILGIVDAHRPDLLALQELRGWDNGRGRRLAQAAAALGMTGHLARATLGMPVAVLVRPPGRVRRHRVVGLPLHHAASIVEVDTDRGPLTVTSAHLNPFSASRRRHEAARLARETSPATGMALLMGDLNALAPDTDHTARLAAMPSLYRARHVRRHVPGTADTRAIETLHAAGYRDLWTAAGSHGRPRTAPTTRGGGREFAADGMRIDYILGSDPLAALCTHCEPLTGGPSESASDHYPVLATLDLSWPVP from the coding sequence ATGGCACTGACGGTGATGACGTACAACATCCGCAACGGCGGCGGCTCGCGGCTCGACGACATCCTCGGCATCGTCGACGCGCACCGGCCGGACCTGCTCGCGCTCCAGGAACTGCGCGGCTGGGACAACGGCCGCGGCCGCCGTCTCGCGCAGGCCGCCGCCGCGCTCGGCATGACCGGCCACCTGGCCCGCGCCACGCTCGGCATGCCGGTGGCCGTGCTGGTCCGCCCGCCCGGCCGGGTGCGGCGGCACCGCGTGGTCGGGCTCCCGTTGCACCACGCCGCGTCCATCGTGGAGGTGGACACCGATCGCGGCCCGCTCACCGTGACCAGCGCCCACCTCAACCCGTTCTCCGCTTCCCGCCGCCGCCACGAGGCCGCCCGGCTGGCCCGCGAGACCAGCCCCGCGACCGGGATGGCGCTGCTGATGGGAGACCTGAACGCGCTCGCCCCGGACACCGACCACACCGCACGCCTGGCCGCGATGCCCAGTCTCTACCGCGCCCGCCACGTCCGCCGCCACGTGCCCGGCACCGCGGACACCCGCGCGATCGAGACGCTGCACGCCGCCGGCTACCGCGACCTCTGGACCGCCGCCGGCTCGCACGGCCGGCCCCGCACCGCACCCACCACCCGGGGCGGTGGCCGCGAATTCGCCGCGGACGGCATGCGCATCGACTACATCCTCGGCAGCGACCCGCTCGCCGCCCTCTGCACCCACTGCGAGCCCCTCACCGGCGGCCCATCCGAATCCGCCTCCGACCACTACCCGGTCCTCGCCACCCTCGACCTGTCCTGGCCCGTCCCCTGA
- a CDS encoding YihY/virulence factor BrkB family protein: protein MSSTNQVPETQLMSGDELSADDAWNALRVYGRWHLFHDAFVRFRYGDGFSHSRALALQLCLAVVPFLIALAGLATDLGAEEGGLVVADTILALTPGASHDVVADLLTEDDATEDAGELALTLGLITGMVSLTQTMAQIERGANRIYGVERDRPAVLKYVRAAALAVLAGVPALFGFLTLVAGRPFGNSIEARYPGWGEMFADVWDVVRWPASLALVIIAIGVIFRFAPRRRQPGLSWLLFGATLATILWWVTSLLLAGYVRFSGGFGETYGPLTGIIALLLWANLTGIALFLGIAFAAQLEAARVGVPEPAEPDRWQPSDRDDRPHAPHLPRPRSAKKQTIKASRVRSFSAGFAVKPDGGRKSVRPRRPPVV, encoded by the coding sequence GTGAGCAGCACCAATCAGGTCCCCGAGACGCAGCTGATGTCCGGGGACGAGCTGTCCGCGGACGACGCCTGGAACGCGCTGCGCGTCTACGGCCGCTGGCACCTGTTCCACGACGCGTTCGTCCGGTTCCGCTACGGCGACGGGTTCAGCCACTCGCGCGCGCTCGCGCTGCAGCTGTGCCTCGCGGTGGTGCCGTTCCTGATCGCGCTCGCCGGTCTCGCCACCGACCTCGGTGCCGAGGAGGGCGGCCTGGTGGTGGCGGACACCATCCTGGCGCTCACCCCGGGCGCCAGCCACGACGTGGTCGCGGACCTGCTCACCGAGGACGACGCGACCGAGGACGCGGGCGAGCTCGCGCTGACGCTCGGCCTGATCACCGGCATGGTGTCGCTGACCCAGACGATGGCGCAGATCGAGCGCGGCGCGAACCGGATCTACGGCGTCGAGCGGGACCGCCCGGCGGTGCTCAAGTACGTCCGCGCCGCCGCGCTGGCCGTGCTGGCCGGCGTACCCGCGCTGTTCGGCTTCCTGACGCTGGTCGCCGGCCGCCCGTTCGGCAACTCGATCGAGGCCCGCTACCCCGGCTGGGGCGAGATGTTCGCGGACGTCTGGGACGTGGTCCGCTGGCCGGCCAGCCTCGCGCTGGTGATCATCGCGATCGGCGTGATCTTCCGGTTCGCGCCGCGCCGCCGCCAGCCCGGCCTGTCCTGGCTGTTGTTCGGCGCCACGCTGGCCACCATCCTGTGGTGGGTGACCAGCCTGCTGCTCGCCGGGTACGTGCGCTTCTCCGGCGGCTTCGGCGAGACGTACGGACCGCTGACCGGCATCATCGCGCTGCTGCTGTGGGCGAACCTGACCGGCATCGCGCTCTTCCTCGGCATCGCGTTCGCGGCCCAGCTGGAGGCGGCCCGCGTCGGCGTGCCCGAACCGGCCGAACCGGACCGCTGGCAGCCCTCGGACAGGGACGACCGCCCGCACGCGCCGCACCTCCCCCGGCCCCGGTCGGCGAAGAAGCAGACCATCAAGGCCTCGCGGGTACGGTCGTTCAGCGCCGGTTTCGCGGTCAAGCCGGACGGCGGCCGCAAGTCCGTCCGCCCGCGCCGCCCCCCGGTGGTGTAG
- a CDS encoding diacylglycerol/lipid kinase family protein — MEDSGQPHAVLRAAVPRPVRTAVVVNPVKVADLDEHKRLIGEGLAIAGWPEPLWLETTPQDPGRGQARAAVAAGAEVVFVSGGDGTVRAAITGLAGTGVAMAVLPSGTGNLLAANLGLEGHVAAAVQVVLDGGRRLIDVGEVDETGDCFAVMAGMGFDAQMLAGTSERAKKRIGWIAYLFGAARHIRDRPMRVRIRLDGNRVLDRRARTVLIGNVGRLQGGVRLLADAEPDDGQFNVAVVTARSLGQWVVLGLGVLYRWRRVPRMELYTASEVEIRSNRAQPRQLDGDLIAPAEVLRVRLRPKALVLCVPRPERARDLAEGADRVREKA; from the coding sequence ATGGAAGACAGCGGGCAGCCGCATGCGGTCCTGCGCGCGGCCGTACCCCGGCCGGTGCGGACGGCCGTGGTGGTCAACCCGGTGAAGGTCGCCGACCTCGACGAGCACAAACGGCTGATCGGTGAAGGGCTGGCGATAGCCGGCTGGCCCGAGCCGCTGTGGCTGGAGACCACGCCACAGGACCCCGGCCGCGGCCAGGCGCGTGCCGCGGTCGCGGCCGGTGCGGAGGTGGTCTTCGTCTCCGGCGGCGACGGCACGGTCCGGGCCGCGATCACCGGGCTGGCCGGGACCGGCGTGGCGATGGCCGTGCTTCCCTCCGGCACCGGCAACCTGCTGGCCGCGAACCTGGGCCTGGAGGGGCACGTGGCCGCGGCCGTGCAGGTGGTGCTGGACGGTGGGCGGCGGCTGATCGACGTCGGCGAGGTGGACGAGACCGGTGACTGCTTCGCGGTGATGGCCGGCATGGGTTTCGACGCACAGATGCTCGCCGGCACGTCCGAGCGGGCGAAGAAGCGGATCGGCTGGATCGCGTACCTGTTCGGCGCGGCCCGGCACATCCGGGACCGGCCGATGCGGGTGCGGATCAGGCTGGACGGCAACCGGGTGCTGGACCGGCGTGCCCGTACCGTGCTGATCGGGAACGTGGGCCGGCTGCAGGGCGGCGTGCGCCTGCTGGCCGACGCGGAACCGGACGACGGCCAGTTCAACGTGGCCGTGGTGACCGCGCGCAGCCTGGGCCAGTGGGTGGTGCTCGGGCTCGGCGTGCTCTACCGGTGGCGGCGGGTGCCGCGGATGGAGCTGTACACCGCGTCCGAGGTCGAGATCCGCAGCAACCGGGCGCAGCCGCGGCAGTTGGACGGCGACCTGATCGCACCGGCCGAGGTGCTGCGCGTCCGCCTCCGGCCGAAGGCGCTGGTGCTGTGCGTGCCCCGGCCGGAGCGCGCCCGCGATCTGGCCGAGGGCGCCGACCGGGTGAGGGAGAAGGCGTGA